Genomic DNA from Flavobacteriales bacterium:
ATGCTCGAACGTAGCTACCATGCGATCCTTTGGATTGCCTGAAGGTACTATTCCAGATGGATTTGGCATTCCGTTTTACTTCTATGACGAGTTTATGCAATTCAATAACTTCTATTTAGAAGCGCAGGTAATGATAGATAATCCAGCTTTTCAAAACGATATTAATTTCCGAATAGATCGTCTTAAAATGTTTAGAGATGATATCAAAGATGCTCCCATGCCTCAGTGGATGATGGATCAACTTCAAGCCATGCACGATGACTTCCCTGTAGGGACAAAGGTAAGGTGTAGGTCGAGTACTAACAATGAAGATTTGCCCGGCTTTAGTGGTGCTGGTTTATACACTTCAAAAACTCAACACCTAGACGAAGGACATATTTCTAAATCTATAAAACAAGTTTATGCCAGTATGTGGAACTTCAGAGCTTTTGAAGAAAGGGATTTCTATCGAGTTGATCACTTTATGGCAGCAATGGGAGTGCTGTGTCATCCCAATTTTGAAGAAGAAAAATCTAATGGTGTTGGTATAAGTATAGATCCTATTTACGAAACAGAAAATACTTTCTACATAAATACACAGGTAGGAGAGTCATTGATTACAAACCCTGACCCAAACTCTGTTCCTGAAGAAATCTTAATTTATGAAGATCCTGAGGATGCGGGTGGCTACTTGGTGCTTCAATTATCTAATCTAGTTGAGCAAGGTGAACTCGTAATGGATCAAAGTTATTTAGATCAAATGAGGGAATACCTTTCAATTATTCACGATGAATTTGCCATCTTGTATGATGTAGAAGGGGTGGAAGGTTTTGGTATGGATATAGAATATAAGGTTACGGCCCAAGATCAACTTACAATTAAACAAGCAAGACCATGGGTTTCATTTTGGGCAGATATAAAAGCCGATAATGATTTGGAATTTACAGAATTTATAACTCCAGTATCATCTTCGGACTTAGGAACTAACGAAGCTGTAAAAGCTGTTATTTCTAATACTGGACTCAACCCTATGAGTGATTTCACCCTTACTCTATTTGTAGATGATCAGGAGATTGAAACCTTAACTATTAATGAAACCATAGAGCCATTTTCAGATGCAGAATTTCAATTCGAAACGTTACAAGATTTTTCAGAAACTGGAGATTATCATTTAACAGGAATAGTAAGCGATATAAATGATGAATATGGAAATAACGACACCTTAGACTATATTCTAACTAAGATTAATCAATTAGATGCTGAGGTGTCTCTAGGGGCGCTTAATGAGAAATGTAACACTGAAATTGAGGCTACACTGACTATATTTAATAATGGAGGTAATACTATAAATAGTGTTCAATTTGAAATCATTATTAATGGTGAAAGTGTAGGGTATTTCAATGAGCAAGTTGATGTTTCATCACTAAATCAAGTGGATATATCCGTATTAGTTGAAGGTGAGATTCAAACTTTTGAAAACGAGGTAAGCGTAACAATTTTAAGCGTAAATGGTCAGATTGATGAGGATTCATCCAATAACTATGCTTCAGCAATTATAGATCTTCAATCAACCTATGATTTTGTTACATTGATTATAAATAGTGATCAATATCCAAACGAAACATCATGGTCAATTTTTGACTTTGATGATGATATAATTGCAAGTGGTGACCTTAATGATAATGATAATTATGATATTGTTACTGAGCAAATTTGCTTGGACTACGCTTCGTGTTATTCACTTTTTGTTTATGATTCGTATGGAGATGGGATTTTCTCCCCAGGTAATTTCTCTGTGCTCAATTCTTCAGACGAAACAATTGTATATAACGATGGCGACTTTGGAAGTCAAGCTATAGAAATACTCTGTCCTGACGGATCTGCTTGTGCAATAAATGCAGATGTAGTCGTTACTCATTCTACAAATGATGATGGTATAATTTCAATTTTTACACCTTCTTCAATTCAATATAATTATAGTATTGATGGTGGTATGAATTTTACAACGGATAATATATTTACAGATTTAACTACTGGGGAGTATTTTGTGGTTGTTCAAGATGAAGATGGAATATGTTCTTATGAAGAAACGGTGTATGTAAATGAATGTACTTTGACATCTATTGATGTTTCTGCAACCAATGTTTCTTCAGCAGTAGTAGCAAATGGATCAATTATAATTACTCCAACC
This window encodes:
- a CDS encoding PEP/pyruvate-binding domain-containing protein; amino-acid sequence: MTRKLIVLQFSLLFLYNFSLAQEIVPIINYSVNNSGQALLSIEAEEGKYYVLSSQHSPTFEWATAVNMGVDGTMIISDPGGAYPIENYTITEYDISSPGDLDGDQIDDVTEYNNMPTDAPINFAQAIDFEDGATSIPDAETFMGLATVNDVGWAPFLDGQLYVKFGILDRDSPEPKVYFINSNTYTIHGAFFAGIGATVTGDDGSGEIVFNPNTILPGGVIGSYSFNFSFGNTYDFEASQRTYELLVANMPFLQNNLNHFVSEANENQYLTQYADDFEGTRINVVLESDVFGDIDYIPFHEAEGYGYFKHMSLDETPGSRDIVLYDALPNSLPRVGGIITSVIQTPLSHVNLRAIQDNVPNAYINDPLSIDSIAGLLNNYVYYKVENETFQFREATLDEVNAWYEAIRPTEPQIPVRDLSITEILPLDDIEFEMSTAFGAKCSNVATMRSFGLPEGTIPDGFGIPFYFYDEFMQFNNFYLEAQVMIDNPAFQNDINFRIDRLKMFRDDIKDAPMPQWMMDQLQAMHDDFPVGTKVRCRSSTNNEDLPGFSGAGLYTSKTQHLDEGHISKSIKQVYASMWNFRAFEERDFYRVDHFMAAMGVLCHPNFEEEKSNGVGISIDPIYETENTFYINTQVGESLITNPDPNSVPEEILIYEDPEDAGGYLVLQLSNLVEQGELVMDQSYLDQMREYLSIIHDEFAILYDVEGVEGFGMDIEYKVTAQDQLTIKQARPWVSFWADIKADNDLEFTEFITPVSSSDLGTNEAVKAVISNTGLNPMSDFTLTLFVDDQEIETLTINETIEPFSDAEFQFETLQDFSETGDYHLTGIVSDINDEYGNNDTLDYILTKINQLDAEVSLGALNEKCNTEIEATLTIFNNGGNTINSVQFEIIINGESVGYFNEQVDVSSLNQVDISVLVEGEIQTFENEVSVTILSVNGQIDEDSSNNYASAIIDLQSTYDFVTLIINSDQYPNETSWSIFDFDDDIIASGDLNDNDNYDIVTEQICLDYASCYSLFVYDSYGDGIFSPGNFSVLNSSDETIVYNDGDFGSQAIEILCPDGSACAINADVVVTHSTNDDGIISIFTPSSIQYNYSIDGGMNFTTDNIFTDLTTGEYFVVVQDEDGICSYEETVYVNECTLTSIDVSATNVSSAVVANGSIIITPTSGLSPYLYSVDGGQNFEEDNEFYNLAVGNYNVVIQDASGVCEYELIVPVEIDESTGLAENSINSNDILIYPNPTKDQLYIELKSYSDLSEEINVEVYDNSGRLISVGSLLGSNNAITMVSLSGLESGIYYVKCYNKTFNNYFKVIKI